The following is a genomic window from Bombus pyrosoma isolate SC7728 linkage group LG5, ASM1482585v1, whole genome shotgun sequence.
TTGAATGAGGTCAGTAGTCGAAAGTTGACGAGAGAATAACGATAGGTACGACGACGATTACGATGGCAATGATGATGACAACGCTGTAGTGATGACCACGAGGGCAAACGAGTTAAGTCGAAGCTAAGAAAGGCAAAAAGACAAAATAGGTGTATATCgcttatatgttatatacttGTTAGTAGAATCGCGTTGCACGAGAAAGAAATGCTCGGAAAAAGTGGTGGTTCGGGAGAGTGGTCGAAGGGCCTCCTCGGGCGCCGAATATTCCGCGAACTTCGAACATCGAATCGGCCGCGTCGTTCCCTCGATTACCGATCGCATCTATCTCTGCTTCGTGTCCGAAATGTTCCGTGCTCTCTTTCATTCTCGCATCGATACTcccccttttctctctcttccttctctcttttattaACCGGAATGTAACTACACATATACTTAGCTCTCTCTTTACCGGTACACATTGCTCGACGGCTGCCACCACCAACACCATCATATAGATAACGCACACACGTCGTTCCCtcccttctcttttctccgcCTTTCGCTCAATCGCTCTGCGAACCTTGCTACGTAGCTTTCCTTCCGCATACCAAAATTCCTGGGAAACGATGCTGAGAAAATAATTCCGAACGATGccgcttctttttttcgcttttgcggcgttctttcttttctggtTTCGTTTGcctcgttcgttcgatcgaatctTCGATCCATCGAGATTTTACGCTCCTGCTAGCCAACACGCATGCGCACAGGTGCGGCGAACGGAATAGGTGCGGCACAGTGCACTTGTGCGACTCTGACTGACCCAGATGCCTCGCGAATAAAACCCATCCGTACTCGTTCTCGATATCCTGCCGTTCTCTTCTATCTTTCTTCGACTCTCGCACTCCGTCCTCTTCCTACTTTTTCTTGTCTCCTTCTACCTGCAAACTTCCCATTAGGACCAAACCTCAGCCCTTCTCTCCTTTTCGTTTTAGCTCGCGCTCAGATCCAACAACCGCGCGATAATCGCTGTTCGATGTATTTTCCAAAAAGGAAGAGCTACGCGCTCGTTCGAGAGAATACGCGACGATGCAAATGCCAACTCCCGCGTACTCGTTGTTgctgtcgtcgtcgtcgtcgtttgtCGTTCGCGTTTGATGCGTCAAACGATCCGGTTGGGCATATGCCTTACCTAGGCGATTTTTGCGCGGGAACGCAACTCCGAACTAGAAACGTAGAACGAAAGAGCAAATGGCAAGACCCACGACGATCGAGCAGTTAAACGATAACCGGTTATGCGTTTCGTTCGCTCTCCTTCCGTGGAACTCGCCTTCGTTCCTGGATAGTGTTCGGCGCTTTTGCTTTCCCTTCTCTTTGTCCTCTATATTTCTTTCCGTCGCTCGTCGTTTTTCTGATCGTTCTCGTCTTACGACGCTAACGCCAGTGCTCGATAAGCGAGCGCGAAGTGACGAAAACGGATGACGAGCAACGGTCGTTGTAAGAAATTTTGCCGCGAAACGACGGAAGAGGAAGTGGCACGTACGAGCAAATACGGAAATCGTACACAGTCTATTACGGTGCCGCGTAATACATACGGCATTCGAACCGTTACGAGAGAAATCGAGGCGAAGGTCCGACGCGCAACATCGGTCTAGAGCCTGGGATCATGCAACTATTCGGCCAACGACTCACGTCCCGTGAAGCGAGCCAACGATCCACGACTAATCGCCGCTCTGTACCCGCTGTACGGTAGACTTTGCCGTGTCAGAGTCGAAACGATCgcttctctcctttttttccacTTGCCCTCCTGtcgtttttctccttttcttcttgcGCTTGTTCCGTTGCGTTGATTCGGCTAGGAATAGGCCACGAGTGCAACGAGACGTCGACATCGATTCGTGTTTTGTCCTACCGCGCCAACTGACGGCATTCTCCCGCCATTCTTCCCCTTCTGCGGACTGGTTTATCAACTTTCGGATTCCTTCCGCGGATTCTTCCGTTTACGTtctcatcgatcgaatttcgGTCATGAAACGCATTCTCGACTTCGAAAGCAAAGAGAGAATGCGCAAGATGAGAACAGGCTGGCAGTTATCGCTTGTCCGCTCTCACCGGATATACCGGATCGAACTTGTCCTGGAAGACTCTCTTTTTCACACGTGGACCGCGACCTCGATCCGATTTCATCTACGGCgtgtttcaatttctcttcctctctctctctctctctctctctcttcttcttcatctccCATACATACATAGATGCAGGAACGCTCTCAGCCGATTTTCCGATCACTACCGACCGGACTAATTGGGCTATTGGCAGCAATCGCTCCGGCGGTAGACGCACGACCAGCCGAAGGTCGAGGAAGCGTGATGACGCCGACGAAGATGCCTCTCGGCACAGCTTTCTCCTCGCTTTACGCAACAACGTCGGGAACGTTGCTCGAAAGATCGAATACTCGTTTAGCGGAAAAAGAGTAGGCGTGTAAATTTACTCGTCGTGATCGTATTTATCGTCGCGTCTATTCGAGCGTGATGCGATTACTTGAGATCGAGCTAGTCGATTTTTCGAAGAAGACGAGCAACGCGCACGCAGTATATCCCGCCGGCCGTCGATTTATCGAGACTCTTGCACTAATTCGAACCCGTTAGGCAAAACCGTTACCGCTGGTATCGAGCACGGTTGGTCTTCTCTTCGGTTCGCTCAGTTCGTCTCCACGAACGAGAAGCATTTCGTTGGCTCGACCAACGTTATGCCAAGTAGAACGAAATGAGTGGAAAGCAAGAAAGGCAGGGAAGGCAAACGAGGCAGAAGAAGGCGAGGATgatgaaattacaaagaattttAGGAAGCGCCGAATGCACGGACGATGGAGGATCGGTCGCGGTTCTCGTAGCTGCAGCGAGGACGCCGCAGGGTCGTCGAGATGGGCAACAATGGGAGCAGTTCTCGAGATCAGCAAGCTGCGTCCGTGTGTTCGAACGGGCTGACCGTGCCGGATGGAGCAAATCGGGGTTGGTCTCAGTCCTTCCCTCGGGAATTAACGAGACATCGGTCGCAGCCAACCGCTGCGCGCAAGGTCCTCCCCGAGCCACCGAATCAGAGGTTACGCGCCACCGACAACGGAAGTATCATACAGAACGGTGGAACGATCAGTGGTCGCAGAGCACCGACGTTCGCGTCGTCTCGCGACCTCGCCAAGGTGAAACTCGTCGTTAATTAGTAGAAAACGAACGCGACCTAGAAAATCATGCATCATTGCCTTGACCGTCTTTCTGTTGCAGCGTACCAACGATCCTTCGTTTCGGGAGAGAAGCGGTTCCGCATCGAACCTCGTCCAACCCTGTTCGAGAAGGATCGATCGGCACTGCTGTCGCTATCGAGCCGATTCGAGTCGGCCAGATGCGAACACCAGTGCTGGCAATCTGAAGAAGTTTGGCAGCGAGCCTGATCTTCGTTGTTCTCCAGATCTGGTCTATCCTCCGACCCCGGGCCGTTCCGATTTATCGAGCAACTCGATCGACAGGCAAGAGACAGTTCCGCCATCATCCAGCTGTTACCGCTATGGCAAGGAATCCAAAGAACGACTCGAAAGCGCATACAAACCTAGGAAAAAGTACAAAGCTCCTGCTCCGCCGGCATCTCCCGCCTCTCCTAGTCTCCACGGAGACTCCTCGCGAGATGTCGACTCCCGCTTCTATCCGCACGCGCATTTCCATTCCCATCCTCATTCTCATGCTCATCAATTCGAACACCATCACCATCGTTCTCAAGTTCAACCGCCTCCACGAAGATCCCGCCTGTTTAAAACTCGCGCCGAATCGAAGAAAGCCCAAATCACCTGGCAGCTGTCACCGTCGTCCGATTGTGATCGCGAACGATCGCGACCAACGCAACGAGACGCGCCCAATCATTGGAACGGCGCTCCTCGTCCTTCTCGGACGAGCCAGCATTCCGACAACGACGAGGTCGTTGCGGATGTAGTGCCTGTTAGTCGGCACGATCGCGATCGTGCAAACGTCGATGAACATCGCCACCATCGTTCTAGGCTGTCCGACCACGGAAAGAATACGCTTCAAAGAAGCATCAGTAGCCCAGAATTTCAAGCGGAGTTGATTCGAGTGGCTAAAAGGGTTCGTGACAAATTAGATTCCAGCGGAACAGCGTTTGACGAATCCACGCATGATCGTCGGGGCGACCGTTTCGACACGGAAACGGTCGGCCTTGCCGATCAACGATCGAGTCGTCGACATAACGAGATCGAAGATGGGCGAGAGAATCGCGACGACGGTAAAGAACGGGATCAACGCGGTCGATCTTCGGATTCAGTCAACGTTATCGAAACGGGCAATCGCGAAACAGAAGGAGGCGTCGACCGCGATGCGATCGCTAAATCGAATCGACGTCGCCGAACCTACGAAAGTCCGGCATCGAGGGATCGGTCAGCGAACGACGTGGTTGATGTTGTTGTCAACAGTTCCAAGTCGACTGAAGGGCGACCGTGGCAGCATCAGCAGCAAAATTCGGATCCTGGCAGCAGACGAGACGATGACCGTCGGTCGAAGATCGTTTCGGCGAAACAAGCTCCCGATCAAAAGTGGCCAGACGTCGCGATAGCCGAGAAATCCGAAGCGCGACCGCTAGGCAACGAGTACGTCGGAGAAACGGGCAACTCCGCCCCGAACGAACGATCAGAGGATCGAGAACACAATCAATCGTAAGTTTCTTTTCGCGACTCATTGACGGTTCCAACCGTCGATGGTTTCCTCTTTCGATAACGTACGCGATAACTTACACCTGTCTTCGTTGCCTGTTAGATTTGCCTCGACGACGCCAAAGACCTTTTACTTCGGCATGAACGAGGGTTCGGCTGCAGAGTCTCGAGCCCACCAGGACCAAGATATCGAGGGAAAGTTCGAGTCTGAGATCAAGTTTCTGCATCGCGATCAAGCAGACGGCCGACCTTCCTTCGTCGCGGATGCTACTGATGACATGGACGATAATGTGAGTCGTCGATCGCTCGATctgctctttttcttctcgttcatTTCACGAACCGTCCGGCGAAACGTTTTCAGGAAAGAAACGTGGTGGAAAATATCTCGCTGAAGCTGCGTCCCACCTTGCCGAAGAAGCAGTTGGAAATTCCGCGATTTTCGCCGTCTGCTGCGTGGAGATTGCTTTCGACATTGGAAACACCAGGCCCGAGTATGAGCACCGCCAGCGAAGAAATCCCGGTTCGTAGTCGTAACGTTTTTGTTCGTTGATCGATCGTCACCTTCCTCGTTTCGATCCGGTTCGATTCCGGTTGAAACCGCGAATGTCGTCGGgcgttcgtttctcttttaggTGCTGTTCGAGGAGCGAATAGAGCGGCTCTCGAGGCCACCACCACCTTTCCCACTGTCTTTGGGACCCCGCAGTTGGCACGACAAGTCCGGAGATTCCGGTATATCCGGGGATGCCGGAGCCGGCAACGAGGACTCGTTCGACGTTAGTACGATCAACAGGATGAAAACGACCGCGACGAGGCCGACTTGGACGCCGCAACAGGATTTGGGAGAGGAGTCGAGCAGCGACGCCGGCGTCGACTCACCGCCGCCTTTATCCACTCCATTGAAATATCATTCTCCTCGAGCGCACGTCTTCTCCCTTTCGTTGCCCAGAGACGAAGCCAGGACGACGACGTGTCTCTACGCTCCGGAAACCAAGGCCAGGGAGGCATCTGCGTTCAATTCGCTTCAGAAGCTGAAGAGATCGGTTTCGGGAGCTTTCGGTATAGGTTCCAACGAACATCAGAGAAAATGTACTCGCGACGTTCTCGACGATAACTGGTTGTTATCGACCAGCGCGCCAACCTCGTTGCAGCACAATCGCGGCCGCATCGAAGCGGCGCGGATTTCGCCCTCGATTTGGCAGCCGTTTCCGTGTCGAGATCGCGTCGCTCGACGCGTTCAACGTTCGCGCGATAGCGACGATGACGATAACGACGACGATgtcgatgacgacgacgaagacaaCAACGACGGCGATAATGGCATCGATGATGATTTGACAGAAGACGTCGACGACGAACGAGACTCGCGAATCAATCAGGCGATCGACCGCGATGCTAAAGtcaaagaaaatgattttccaGTTATCCTGAAGCCTCCGTCTTTTTCGTATCTTATGCCTGGCGGTCACGTTATGTATCTGCCGGAGACTAACGAAACGGAACATCGAGCGCAACAATTAAGGAGTAGAAAAATCGGTTCTACCGATTACGCGGAAACCAGCACGATCAATCGCGAACAAAATAGCGAGGAACAAGGTGAATGTCAGCCTGAAATCGCTCCTTTTCGATTAAACGCGTACAAGAATGCCGATCGAAACAGCAACATCGACGTAGACAACGACGATAACAAGGAGGACCGAGTCGAGGAGACGAACGAGCGCGAGGAAGAGGatgaagaggaggaggaaatagaagaagatGACGACAACGAATACGAGGACGAAGACGAGGACAAGGTCGGCAACGTATCGAAACGACGATGTAAAAGATTGAAAAGTCGCCTTGGCGGCAACGATCGCAGAGACCTTAACGAGCTTTCGACTGGTCCCGAACCACGCGAGAACGTCAGTCAGCCAAAGCAAAGGAGAACGTTCTTGTCTTCTGCGAACGACGACCAAGAAACGCGGACCTCAAACTCCGACGCGATCGGAGAATCAAAACcgcaaaggaaaaataattcgagAAGCAGAAGGTTCACTTTTCAGTCGACAGTTAGACAGATAGAAAGACGTCGATTAGCCGAGAAGCTATCGAGGGAAGCCGAAGCGAAAGAACGGCAAAGAAAGGGCGAACTCGAAGCGATGCGCAAAGTGGAGGAAGAGTTTCAACGAAAACGcgcgaaagaaaaagcgaGTATCAGACAACAGTTGCGTCTTTTCAAAGAAATGGAAGAGAATTTCAAGTAAGTATGTCCCCGACTCTGGGCTGAAAACGACGAGTCAACATGCCTTGCATACGCAACTATACATACCTATCGTGCTACAACTCGATATCTCGAGATCGTTCGTTGTTGCAGTAGCCTGCCGACCCCCGACTGGGATGGTTCGCAGTTGTCCCGTGCCGATCCGGACGGCGCGCCTTCCTCCACCGCATCCTCTCCTACTTCGTTGCCAACTGGGAACTCGTCCACGATCGCACCTGGCAAACGTTCTATCGGTGACACGGATTCGACTAAACAACTTCGCGCCGAGCGAAAAGACTTTCGACCAAAGTATTACGATTGGTCACCGGATACCTGTAATCATTTAGACAATCACAGACAAACAACTGTTCATCCAAAGATAGTTTGCGACATTCCGAAAAGTTCGCACGTTTTCGTCGACGCGAACGTCCAACCTGGCAAGCCACCAATTGCGTCCAATTCTACTCCAAAGTCGGACAATTATAGGTAAGTCTGATTTGTTGAAACGATATACCTTTCTTCCTCTGTCTACttccccctctctctctctctctctctctctgtttcattCGAGACGTTACGTTTCTCTCGTAGGAAAGATTTCGCGCACGGCACCGTGGCAACTAAAACCTCTTTCGCGAGTAGCGACAGCGAACTGTCCCAATCGAACACGAGGCCGCATTCCAGGCAAAACAAAATCAAGAGCAAACCCCATCGACCTAGGTAGGTTCGAGCATACGGAATCTCGATTTCCTGGTGAACCGAaagcttagaaaataaaaacgctTTCTTCGCCGTTTGCGTTCAATCGCGTTGATATCGATCTTTTATATGGACTCTGTAGCATACGATACCTATACGGTACCTATGCTTACGATTCTTAACGGGACCCTGTTTCGTTCGTGTTCCATTCACGATCGTTGATcgtttcgtggaatttttaaGCCGGGCATGATATAGAAATAATCCTAACGCCTCTAGTCATCTAACAACGCTTCATTAGAGCTAAGTTAATATCGTGCATGAATCTGCGACAGCAGAGTCTAGCGAATCGACGACTCGTTTCGAAGAAAGAGCGTTCGAACGATCGGTcgatatacatgtattttttcGAACTCCACTGTACCGCGTTAAACAACGGCCAAACGAGTCTTGCGATTCGCAACCCGAAAACAGAAAAACGCTTAGCCGAAGACTCGAATCGTCGAATCGCTCGAATTTTTTCGTCAAACGCCAAGAGCGAGACAGTTGGAACGAAGACAAACAGCGAACGAACGTTGAGAGCAGGTCCGGTAGTCCAGTACGAAGCGTGGCCGCAGCAACCGCATCCGAGGAAGATTTGTCGCTGCTGGTAGAATCAACGAGACATCCAAGGAATCCTACCCACGATTTTATACTAACCGGAGTGCAACCGTTTTCGAAGCGAAAAACATACAAGCCGATTTCCTTCAATCCTCGTCCACCTCCGCCCATTCCGAGCTAATCTCCCGTTTTTTAACCAACATTTTTCGTGACAGTATCGAGAATATGTTGCGAAACATACCATTTTCTATCTTTACTACGACtctatatatattgttattatgtatataacgcggtgtatatatgtaatatataatcgaataaaatattatcttgtTTTTACAACGTGTTTTCCTATTTCGAATGTGGCGGCGGTTACAGTCGAGTTTAGTCGAACTCGTCGCGCATGCGCAGAAAACTAATCGCAACTACAACCGATCGAACTATACCTCGTTCTGTCTGTTGCTCAAATTCGTTTATATTTCCTACTACGATGGATTATTCTGATGAAACGGGACGATCCAACGACATTGATTCGTCGACGTCGAATCGTCGACGTATAATCAACTGTCTGTCCAGCGTAGGATCTAAAACCATTCGTAAGTCGACACCGTCGAGCGCGCTCATGTATGTACTGATTTATGTTATCGTATTTTCCTATTCTTTACACGctttctcatatttttataatctctaTCCAAAGACGTAGCGAATTCGAATCTTTGATATCGGATAGCagcgacgaagaagaaaacgcaACGATCGACCAGCTGGAGAAAGCAACGCGATCGAAAACCGGTAAAGACACAGCCGATCCCCCTCCGGCCAACGCAGCCATTTTCGAAGACACGGACGAGGCACGTCTCaccgaaatttttattctacctcttcttcctttttcgaaAATGTCGAATCAAACAAACCGGCGATCAAAGCTGCGCGTTAAgtctttcgtctttctttccccagataattttatcgatgatTTGGAACAACAATCATC
Proteins encoded in this region:
- the LOC122567723 gene encoding uncharacterized protein LOC122567723 isoform X1, whose protein sequence is MGNNGSSSRDQQAASVCSNGLTVPDGANRGWSQSFPRELTRHRSQPTAARKVLPEPPNQRLRATDNGSIIQNGGTISGRRAPTFASSRDLAKRTNDPSFRERSGSASNLVQPCSRRIDRHCCRYRADSSRPDANTSAGNLKKFGSEPDLRCSPDLVYPPTPGRSDLSSNSIDRQETVPPSSSCYRYGKESKERLESAYKPRKKYKAPAPPASPASPSLHGDSSRDVDSRFYPHAHFHSHPHSHAHQFEHHHHRSQVQPPPRRSRLFKTRAESKKAQITWQLSPSSDCDRERSRPTQRDAPNHWNGAPRPSRTSQHSDNDEVVADVVPVSRHDRDRANVDEHRHHRSRLSDHGKNTLQRSISSPEFQAELIRVAKRVRDKLDSSGTAFDESTHDRRGDRFDTETVGLADQRSSRRHNEIEDGRENRDDGKERDQRGRSSDSVNVIETGNRETEGGVDRDAIAKSNRRRRTYESPASRDRSANDVVDVVVNSSKSTEGRPWQHQQQNSDPGSRRDDDRRSKIVSAKQAPDQKWPDVAIAEKSEARPLGNEYVGETGNSAPNERSEDREHNQSFASTTPKTFYFGMNEGSAAESRAHQDQDIEGKFESEIKFLHRDQADGRPSFVADATDDMDDNERNVVENISLKLRPTLPKKQLEIPRFSPSAAWRLLSTLETPGPSMSTASEEIPVLFEERIERLSRPPPPFPLSLGPRSWHDKSGDSGISGDAGAGNEDSFDVSTINRMKTTATRPTWTPQQDLGEESSSDAGVDSPPPLSTPLKYHSPRAHVFSLSLPRDEARTTTCLYAPETKAREASAFNSLQKLKRSVSGAFGIGSNEHQRKCTRDVLDDNWLLSTSAPTSLQHNRGRIEAARISPSIWQPFPCRDRVARRVQRSRDSDDDDNDDDVDDDDEDNNDGDNGIDDDLTEDVDDERDSRINQAIDRDAKVKENDFPVILKPPSFSYLMPGGHVMYLPETNETEHRAQQLRSRKIGSTDYAETSTINREQNSEEQGECQPEIAPFRLNAYKNADRNSNIDVDNDDNKEDRVEETNEREEEDEEEEEIEEDDDNEYEDEDEDKVGNVSKRRCKRLKSRLGGNDRRDLNELSTGPEPRENVSQPKQRRTFLSSANDDQETRTSNSDAIGESKPQRKNNSRSRRFTFQSTVRQIERRRLAEKLSREAEAKERQRKGELEAMRKVEEEFQRKRAKEKASIRQQLRLFKEMEENFNSLPTPDWDGSQLSRADPDGAPSSTASSPTSLPTGNSSTIAPGKRSIGDTDSTKQLRAERKDFRPKYYDWSPDTCNHLDNHRQTTVHPKIVCDIPKSSHVFVDANVQPGKPPIASNSTPKSDNYRKDFAHGTVATKTSFASSDSELSQSNTRPHSRQNKIKSKPHRPRSGSPVRSVAAATASEEDLSLLVESTRHPRNPTHDFILTGVQPFSKRKTYKPISFNPRPPPPIPS
- the LOC122567723 gene encoding transcriptional regulator ATRX-like isoform X2; the encoded protein is MGNNGSSSRDQQAASVCSNGLTVPDGANRGWSQSFPRELTRHRSQPTAARKVLPEPPNQRLRATDNGSIIQNGGTISGRRAPTFASSRDLAKRTNDPSFRERSGSASNLVQPCSRRIDRHCCRYRADSSRPDANTSAGNLKKFGSEPDLRCSPDLVYPPTPGRSDLSSNSIDRQETVPPSSSCYRYGKESKERLESAYKPRKKYKAPAPPASPASPSLHGDSSRDVDSRFYPHAHFHSHPHSHAHQFEHHHHRSQVQPPPRRSRLFKTRAESKKAQITWQLSPSSDCDRERSRPTQRDAPNHWNGAPRPSRTSQHSDNDEVVADVVPVSRHDRDRANVDEHRHHRSRLSDHGKNTLQRSISSPEFQAELIRVAKRVRDKLDSSGTAFDESTHDRRGDRFDTETVGLADQRSSRRHNEIEDGRENRDDGKERDQRGRSSDSVNVIETGNRETEGGVDRDAIAKSNRRRRTYESPASRDRSANDVVDVVVNSSKSTEGRPWQHQQQNSDPGSRRDDDRRSKIVSAKQAPDQKWPDVAIAEKSEARPLGNEYVGETGNSAPNERSEDREHNQSFASTTPKTFYFGMNEGSAAESRAHQDQDIEGKFESEIKFLHRDQADGRPSFVADATDDMDDNERNVVENISLKLRPTLPKKQLEIPRFSPSAAWRLLSTLETPGPSMSTASEEIPVLFEERIERLSRPPPPFPLSLGPRSWHDKSGDSGISGDAGAGNEDSFDVSTINRMKTTATRPTWTPQQDLGEESSSDAGVDSPPPLSTPLKYHSPRAHVFSLSLPRDEARTTTCLYAPETKAREASAFNSLQKLKRSVSGAFGIGSNEHQRKCTRDVLDDNWLLSTSAPTSLQHNRGRIEAARISPSIWQPFPCRDRVARRVQRSRDSDDDDNDDDVDDDDEDNNDGDNGIDDDLTEDVDDERDSRINQAIDRDAKVKENDFPVILKPPSFSYLMPGGHVMYLPETNETEHRAQQLRSRKIGSTDYAETSTINREQNSEEQGECQPEIAPFRLNAYKNADRNSNIDVDNDDNKEDRVEETNEREEEDEEEEEIEEDDDNEYEDEDEDKVGNVSKRRCKRLKSRLGGNDRRDLNELSTGPEPRENVSQPKQRRTFLSSANDDQETRTSNSDAIGESKPQRKNNSRSRRFTFQSTVRQIERRRLAEKLSREAEAKERQRKGELEAMRKVEEEFQRKRAKEKASIRQQLRLFKEMEENFNLPTPDWDGSQLSRADPDGAPSSTASSPTSLPTGNSSTIAPGKRSIGDTDSTKQLRAERKDFRPKYYDWSPDTCNHLDNHRQTTVHPKIVCDIPKSSHVFVDANVQPGKPPIASNSTPKSDNYRKDFAHGTVATKTSFASSDSELSQSNTRPHSRQNKIKSKPHRPRSGSPVRSVAAATASEEDLSLLVESTRHPRNPTHDFILTGVQPFSKRKTYKPISFNPRPPPPIPS